A stretch of the Streptomyces ortus genome encodes the following:
- a CDS encoding ribokinase, with protein sequence MFEYDLLVVGSANADLVVAVERRPGAGETVLGSDLALHPGGKGANQAVAAARLGARTALLARVGDDAHGRLLLDSQRAAGVDTSGVLVGGAPTGVALITVDPSGDNSIVVSPGANGRLTPDDIRAASALITASRVVSTQLEIPLETVEELVRGLRPGTRFVLNPSPPQELPAAVLAVCDPLIVNEHEARVVLGADAGTTPEEWAGALLALGPRSVVVTLGDEGALVADASGTARVPAVKVTAVDTTGAGDSFTAALAWRLGAGGSLTASAAYAARVGAVAVTRQGAQASFPTAEEVAAV encoded by the coding sequence ATGTTCGAGTACGACCTGCTGGTCGTCGGGTCGGCCAACGCCGATCTGGTCGTCGCCGTCGAGCGGCGGCCGGGCGCCGGGGAGACCGTGCTCGGCTCCGACCTGGCCCTGCACCCGGGCGGCAAGGGCGCCAACCAGGCCGTCGCCGCCGCCCGGCTCGGGGCGCGTACGGCGCTCCTCGCCCGGGTGGGCGACGACGCGCACGGCCGGCTGCTGCTCGACTCGCAGCGGGCGGCGGGGGTCGACACGTCCGGGGTCCTCGTGGGTGGCGCGCCGACCGGGGTCGCGCTGATCACGGTGGACCCGTCCGGCGACAACAGCATCGTGGTGTCGCCGGGCGCGAACGGCCGCCTCACCCCGGACGACATCCGGGCGGCATCCGCCCTGATCACGGCCTCCCGCGTGGTCTCGACGCAACTGGAGATCCCGCTGGAGACGGTCGAGGAACTGGTACGGGGTCTGCGCCCCGGCACCCGCTTCGTACTGAACCCGTCCCCGCCGCAGGAGTTGCCCGCGGCCGTCCTCGCCGTCTGCGACCCGCTGATCGTGAACGAGCACGAGGCGCGGGTGGTGCTCGGCGCGGACGCGGGCACGACGCCCGAGGAGTGGGCGGGCGCGCTGCTCGCGCTCGGCCCGCGCTCGGTGGTCGTCACCCTGGGCGACGAGGGCGCGTTGGTCGCCGACGCCTCGGGCACCGCCCGGGTCCCGGCCGTGAAGGTGACCGCCGTGGACACGACCGGTGCGGGCGACTCCTTCACGGCGGCGCTGGCGTGGCGGCTGGGCGCGGGCGGGTCGCTCACGGCCTCGGCGGCGTACGCGGCCCGCGTGGGCGCCGTCGCCGTCACCCGTCAGGGCGCGCAGGCGTCCTTCCCCACCGCCGAAGAGGTCGCCGCCGTATGA
- a CDS encoding NUDIX hydrolase: MQWTVHGERQIYDNPWVNLWLVDVQQPDGRRWEHHVVRMRHLAVAVVVDDQKRVLMMWRHRFITDTWGWELPMGLIEAEETPEQAAAREVEEETGWRVESVKPLVYAQPANGITDSEHFVFRAEAASYAGPPTEVNESDRIEWIPISQLRGMIDRREVVSSGSLVGLLYLLLDEATGSA, from the coding sequence ATGCAGTGGACCGTCCATGGCGAGCGGCAGATCTACGACAACCCGTGGGTGAACCTGTGGCTCGTGGACGTGCAACAGCCTGACGGCCGGCGGTGGGAACACCATGTGGTCCGAATGCGCCACCTTGCCGTAGCGGTCGTGGTCGACGATCAGAAGCGCGTGCTCATGATGTGGCGGCACCGGTTCATCACCGACACCTGGGGCTGGGAGCTTCCGATGGGTCTGATCGAGGCCGAAGAGACCCCTGAGCAGGCCGCCGCTCGCGAGGTGGAAGAGGAGACCGGCTGGCGGGTGGAGAGCGTCAAGCCGCTGGTCTACGCGCAACCCGCCAACGGCATCACGGATTCCGAGCACTTCGTCTTCCGCGCTGAGGCCGCCTCGTATGCGGGCCCGCCGACCGAGGTGAACGAGTCCGACCGGATCGAGTGGATCCCGATCTCTCAGCTCCGAGGCATGATCGACCGCCGTGAGGTTGTCAGCAGCGGCAGTCTCGTCGGCCTGCTGTATCTGCTGCTGGACGAGGCGACCGGCAGCGCGTAG
- a CDS encoding sugar phosphate isomerase/epimerase family protein: MTVKQLSMPELVDACVALGVPAVGLWRAPVQTYGLAATAKLVRDAGLTVTTLCRGGFLTAIGPAERAEALDDNRLAIDEAATLGTDTLVLVSGGLPAGSKDLHGARERIADALGELGPYAEERGVRLAIEPLHPMYAADRCVVSTLTQALDLAERFPAHQVGVTVDTYHIWWDDRAPEQIARAGAAGRIHTFQLADWTTPLPEGVLNGRGQLGDGSIDMREWKAYVEAAGYTGPIEVELFNDGLWARNGREVLAETAARFTEHTA, encoded by the coding sequence ATGACGGTCAAGCAGCTGTCCATGCCGGAACTGGTGGACGCGTGCGTGGCGCTGGGCGTCCCGGCGGTGGGCCTGTGGCGGGCCCCCGTCCAGACGTACGGCCTGGCCGCGACGGCCAAGCTGGTCCGTGACGCGGGCCTCACGGTCACCACCCTCTGCCGCGGCGGCTTCCTCACGGCGATCGGCCCGGCCGAGCGGGCGGAGGCGCTGGACGACAACCGCCTGGCGATCGACGAGGCGGCCACCCTGGGTACGGACACGCTCGTCCTGGTCTCGGGCGGCCTCCCGGCGGGCTCCAAGGACCTGCACGGCGCCCGGGAACGGATCGCGGACGCACTGGGTGAACTGGGCCCGTACGCAGAGGAGCGCGGCGTACGACTCGCCATCGAACCGCTCCACCCGATGTACGCCGCCGACCGCTGCGTGGTCTCCACGCTCACCCAGGCCCTGGACCTCGCGGAACGCTTCCCCGCGCACCAGGTCGGCGTCACGGTCGACACGTACCACATCTGGTGGGACGACCGGGCCCCCGAGCAGATCGCCCGCGCGGGCGCCGCCGGCCGCATCCACACCTTCCAGCTCGCCGACTGGACGACCCCGCTCCCCGAGGGCGTCCTCAACGGCCGCGGCCAGCTCGGCGACGGCTCGATCGACATGCGCGAGTGGAAGGCGTACGTCGAGGCGGCGGGCTACACGGGCCCCATCGAAGTAGAACTCTTCAACGACGGCCTGTGGGCCAGGAACGGCCGAGAGGTCCTCGCGGAGACGGCCGCACGCTTCACGGAACACACGGCCTGA
- a CDS encoding radical SAM protein, with product MHELIAAPYLDHHLLVRPGSPKAARLAVHRYEELRTTSSTSTAPTWLADVARRVWEIDLAHRRIDETVLVRARSPYGYGRASYELNLGCNYDCEHCYLGLKQFAGLGWPDRERLLHAIRDSGVLWLQLTGGEPMIDKLFPETYRLAHELGMMVEILTNGSRLAAAKNLALLTRRRPNRITLSLYGATAESYDGLTRRRGAYRMFVRGLDAAQEAGLPLDLALIITRHNAHEADLMRGFADRHGLPYREYTHMSPTIYGGAETLAAQAPDHLADRDPFNGCNAGHTFFHVDPHGMVSICKVGRDEAIPLMTTGVEGLSRLGGIADSLMLRTGGCTGCRLSGTCRVCRPLAKVYQEAKAPLDRYCQHATTRS from the coding sequence ATGCACGAGCTGATCGCAGCCCCGTACCTCGACCACCACCTTCTCGTACGGCCGGGCAGTCCCAAGGCAGCACGCCTTGCTGTTCACAGGTACGAGGAACTGCGCACCACATCGAGCACCTCGACAGCACCCACCTGGCTGGCCGACGTGGCCCGCCGGGTCTGGGAAATCGATCTGGCCCACCGCCGTATCGATGAGACCGTGCTGGTCCGCGCCCGCTCCCCCTACGGATACGGACGCGCCTCGTACGAGTTGAACCTCGGCTGCAACTACGACTGCGAGCACTGCTACCTCGGTCTGAAGCAGTTCGCCGGCCTGGGCTGGCCGGATCGTGAGCGCCTGTTGCACGCCATCCGGGACTCCGGGGTTCTCTGGCTCCAGCTCACGGGCGGTGAGCCAATGATCGACAAGCTGTTCCCCGAGACGTACCGACTCGCGCACGAGCTGGGCATGATGGTCGAGATCCTTACCAACGGCTCGCGCCTCGCCGCAGCGAAGAACCTCGCCCTGCTGACCCGCCGGAGGCCGAACCGGATCACACTCAGCCTGTACGGGGCCACCGCGGAGTCCTACGACGGGCTGACTCGGCGTCGGGGCGCGTACCGCATGTTCGTCAGAGGACTGGACGCGGCCCAGGAAGCCGGATTGCCTCTCGACCTGGCTCTGATCATCACGCGGCACAACGCACATGAAGCCGACCTGATGCGCGGTTTCGCCGATCGCCATGGGCTGCCGTACCGCGAGTACACCCATATGTCGCCGACCATCTACGGCGGCGCAGAAACCCTTGCCGCCCAGGCCCCGGACCACCTCGCGGATCGAGATCCCTTCAACGGCTGCAACGCCGGCCACACCTTCTTCCACGTCGACCCACACGGCATGGTCTCCATCTGCAAGGTCGGCCGCGACGAGGCGATCCCCCTCATGACCACGGGAGTCGAGGGACTGAGCCGCCTCGGCGGCATCGCCGACTCCCTGATGCTTCGCACCGGTGGCTGCACCGGCTGCCGGCTGTCCGGCACCTGCCGGGTCTGCCGGCCGCTGGCCAAGGTCTACCAGGAGGCGAAGGCACCACTGGACAGGTACTGCCAACACGCGACAACAAGGAGCTGA
- a CDS encoding ATP-binding protein → MRWQTQFSPLRKCVPLARSLVSQTLASWGYAQEDIARVVLVCGELSANAVEHGGRPGHLFEVRLTVDGPSCLVEVSDADRTPPRRIKAGEDDEGGRGLLLVDRLSAETGHHDRHPIGKTVWARLILDSPNEESVCTS, encoded by the coding sequence TTGCGATGGCAGACGCAGTTCAGCCCCCTACGCAAGTGCGTACCTTTGGCCCGCAGCCTCGTCTCCCAGACGCTCGCGAGCTGGGGATACGCCCAGGAGGACATCGCGCGGGTGGTCCTCGTCTGCGGAGAGCTCTCCGCCAATGCCGTCGAGCACGGCGGCAGGCCAGGACATCTCTTCGAAGTTCGGCTGACTGTTGACGGCCCGAGCTGCCTGGTCGAGGTCTCCGATGCCGACCGAACCCCGCCCCGCCGCATCAAGGCCGGAGAAGACGACGAAGGCGGCCGTGGCCTCCTTCTCGTCGACCGGCTCTCCGCGGAGACCGGCCACCACGACCGCCACCCGATCGGCAAGACCGTCTGGGCCCGCCTGATCCTCGACAGCCCGAATGAGGAGTCCGTATGCACGAGCTGA
- the rbsD gene encoding D-ribose pyranase → MKRTGILNRHLAGATAELGHGDGVLICDAGMPIPAGPRVVDLAFRAGVPSFQEVLEGLLEELVVEGATAATEIRGANPAASALLDGHFGATLAHVPHEELKSLSAGARLIVRTGEARPYANVLLRCGVFF, encoded by the coding sequence ATGAAGAGGACCGGAATACTGAACCGCCACCTCGCGGGCGCGACAGCCGAACTGGGCCACGGCGACGGCGTACTGATCTGCGACGCGGGCATGCCGATCCCGGCCGGCCCGCGGGTCGTGGACCTGGCGTTCCGCGCCGGGGTGCCGTCCTTCCAGGAGGTCCTGGAGGGGCTGCTGGAGGAGCTGGTGGTGGAGGGCGCGACGGCGGCGACGGAGATCCGCGGGGCGAACCCGGCGGCCTCCGCCCTGCTGGACGGGCACTTCGGGGCCACGCTGGCCCACGTCCCGCACGAGGAGCTGAAGTCGCTCTCGGCCGGCGCCCGCCTGATCGTACGAACCGGCGAGGCCCGCCCGTACGCGAACGTGCTGCTGCGCTGCGGGGTGTTCTTCTAG
- a CDS encoding aminoglycoside phosphotransferase → MPAPPITFDGLPLGMRTAIEAETGQILKVDNVSTGFNSSLSALAHTTGGVVFLKGLRTDHRWVWTQRREADINPYVTPLAPRLLFHVIADGWDVLGFETIHGHHADYSPGSPDLPKVSDALQELAALPCPDVELRHAEQRLAAHVDHPGDADVFRGDALLHTDWNNHNVLVTDNRAHLVDWGWATRGAAWLDPAHWIIWLVAAGHTPAAAEALAARLPAWASAPPQAVDTFALASAGLWADIAGTAPDDWTRSLLAAARLWQRHRHDRA, encoded by the coding sequence ATGCCCGCGCCCCCCATCACCTTCGACGGTCTCCCTCTCGGCATGCGCACCGCCATCGAGGCAGAGACCGGTCAGATCCTCAAGGTCGACAACGTCAGCACCGGTTTCAACAGCTCACTCTCCGCACTCGCGCACACCACCGGCGGAGTCGTCTTCCTCAAGGGCCTGCGCACCGACCACCGCTGGGTCTGGACGCAACGACGCGAGGCGGACATCAACCCGTACGTGACCCCGCTCGCCCCGCGCCTGCTCTTCCACGTCATCGCCGACGGCTGGGACGTCCTCGGTTTCGAGACCATCCACGGGCATCACGCCGACTACTCCCCGGGCTCCCCCGACTTGCCCAAGGTCTCGGACGCACTCCAGGAACTGGCCGCCCTGCCCTGTCCGGACGTCGAACTGCGCCATGCCGAACAACGCCTGGCCGCCCATGTCGACCACCCCGGTGACGCGGACGTCTTTCGAGGCGACGCACTGCTCCACACCGACTGGAACAACCACAATGTCCTTGTCACCGACAACCGCGCCCACCTCGTCGACTGGGGCTGGGCCACCCGTGGCGCGGCCTGGCTCGACCCCGCTCACTGGATCATCTGGCTCGTTGCGGCAGGTCACACACCGGCCGCCGCCGAAGCGCTGGCCGCGCGTCTCCCCGCCTGGGCATCAGCGCCCCCACAAGCCGTGGACACTTTCGCCCTGGCCAGCGCCGGCCTCTGGGCCGACATCGCAGGAACCGCCCCGGACGACTGGACACGGAGTCTGCTCGCTGCCGCACGGCTGTGGCAACGACACCGGCACGACCGCGCCTGA
- a CDS encoding dihydrodipicolinate synthase family protein, with amino-acid sequence MTIELPGADGRSHTYTPRPDPLPVTTGAPFAARTVFSAAHVVADPYADVSPDSPAAVDWDATLAFRRHLWSHGLGVAEAMDTAQRGMGLDWAGAAELIRRSSAEAKAVGGLIACGVGTDQLPATGTADPYGSYGLDDVRAAYEEQLALVEESGSQAILMASRALAAVAKGPEDYLEVYGHLLRQAAEPVVLHWLGPMFDPALDGYWGSTDLDAATGTFLEVIAAHPDKVDGIKVSLLDAQREIDLRRKLPDGVRCYTGDDFNYPELIAGDDQGFSHALLGIFDPLGPLAAEAVRTLDTGDVHGFRSLLDPTVELSRHLFQAPTRFYKTGVVFLAWLAGHQSHFTMVGGLQSARSLPHLSRAYELADGLGLFPDPALAEARMKTLLSLYGVNQ; translated from the coding sequence GTGACCATCGAACTCCCGGGCGCCGACGGCAGGTCGCACACCTACACCCCCCGCCCCGACCCCCTCCCCGTCACCACCGGCGCCCCCTTCGCCGCCCGTACGGTCTTCTCGGCGGCCCACGTGGTCGCCGACCCGTACGCGGACGTCTCACCCGACTCGCCCGCCGCCGTCGACTGGGACGCCACCCTCGCCTTCCGCCGCCATCTGTGGTCCCACGGACTGGGCGTCGCCGAGGCCATGGACACCGCTCAGCGCGGCATGGGCCTCGACTGGGCGGGCGCGGCCGAGCTGATCCGCCGCTCGTCGGCCGAGGCGAAGGCGGTCGGCGGCCTGATCGCCTGCGGCGTGGGCACCGACCAGCTGCCGGCCACCGGGACCGCGGACCCGTACGGCTCGTACGGGCTGGACGACGTACGGGCCGCGTACGAGGAGCAGCTGGCCCTCGTCGAGGAGTCCGGCTCGCAGGCCATCCTGATGGCCTCCCGCGCGCTGGCCGCCGTTGCCAAGGGCCCCGAGGACTATCTGGAGGTCTACGGCCACCTGCTGCGCCAGGCCGCCGAACCGGTGGTCCTGCACTGGCTGGGCCCGATGTTCGACCCGGCTCTCGACGGCTACTGGGGCAGCACCGACCTGGACGCCGCCACCGGCACCTTCCTTGAGGTCATCGCCGCCCACCCCGACAAGGTCGACGGCATCAAGGTCTCCCTGCTGGACGCGCAGCGCGAGATCGACCTGCGCCGCAAGCTCCCCGACGGGGTGCGCTGCTACACCGGCGACGACTTCAACTACCCCGAGCTGATCGCGGGCGACGACCAGGGCTTCAGCCACGCCCTGCTCGGCATCTTCGACCCGCTGGGCCCGCTCGCCGCAGAGGCTGTACGGACCCTGGACACGGGTGACGTACACGGCTTCCGCTCGCTCCTCGACCCCACGGTCGAACTCTCCCGCCACCTCTTCCAGGCCCCCACCCGCTTCTACAAGACGGGCGTGGTGTTCCTGGCCTGGCTCGCGGGCCACCAGTCCCACTTCACGATGGTCGGCGGCCTCCAGTCGGCCCGCTCGCTGCCCCACCTGTCCCGGGCGTACGAACTCGCCGACGGCCTGGGCCTGTTCCCCGACCCGGCGCTCGCGGAGGCCCGCATGAAGACCCTGCTCTCCCTCTACGGAGTGAACCAGTGA
- a CDS encoding Gfo/Idh/MocA family protein: MTRKTVRIAMNGVTGRMGYRQHLVRSILALREQGGLDLGDGDVLWPEPVLVGRREHALKALADQHGIEHWSTDLDAVLADPTVDIYFDAQVTSAREEALKKAIAAGKHLYTEKPTATGLDGALALARLANDAGIKHGVVQDKLFLPGLLKLKRLIDGGFFGRVLSIRGEFGYWVFEGDWQPAQRPSWNYRAEDGGGIVVDMFPHWEYVLHELFGRVKSVQALTATHVPQRWDEGDKPYDATADDAAYGIFELDGGAIAQINSSWAVRVNRDELVEFQVDGTEGSAVAGLRNCRVQHRSATPKPVWNPDIPATEVFRDQWQEVPDNAEFDNGFKAQWELFLRHVYADAPYHWDLLAGARGVQLAELGLRSSAEGRRFDVPEISL, encoded by the coding sequence GTGACACGCAAGACGGTGCGCATCGCCATGAACGGCGTGACGGGACGCATGGGCTACCGCCAGCACCTCGTCCGCTCGATCCTCGCCCTGCGCGAACAGGGCGGCCTCGACCTCGGCGACGGTGACGTGCTCTGGCCCGAACCGGTCCTCGTGGGGCGCCGCGAGCACGCCCTGAAGGCGCTCGCCGACCAGCACGGCATCGAGCACTGGTCCACCGACCTGGACGCCGTCCTCGCCGACCCGACCGTCGACATCTACTTCGACGCCCAGGTCACCTCGGCCCGCGAGGAGGCACTCAAGAAGGCGATCGCGGCCGGCAAGCACCTCTACACGGAGAAGCCGACCGCCACCGGCCTCGACGGCGCCCTCGCCCTGGCCCGCCTGGCGAACGACGCCGGCATCAAGCACGGCGTCGTCCAGGACAAGCTCTTCCTCCCCGGACTGCTCAAGCTCAAGCGCCTCATCGACGGCGGCTTCTTCGGCCGTGTCCTGTCCATCCGCGGCGAGTTCGGCTACTGGGTCTTCGAGGGCGACTGGCAGCCCGCCCAGCGCCCCTCGTGGAACTACCGGGCCGAGGACGGCGGCGGCATCGTCGTCGACATGTTCCCGCACTGGGAGTACGTGCTGCACGAACTGTTCGGCCGCGTGAAGTCGGTCCAGGCGCTCACCGCCACCCACGTCCCGCAGCGCTGGGACGAGGGCGACAAGCCCTACGACGCCACCGCCGACGACGCGGCGTACGGCATCTTCGAACTCGACGGCGGCGCGATCGCCCAGATCAACTCCTCCTGGGCGGTCCGCGTCAACCGCGACGAACTCGTCGAGTTCCAGGTCGACGGCACCGAGGGCTCGGCCGTCGCCGGACTGCGCAACTGCCGCGTCCAGCACCGCTCGGCGACCCCCAAGCCGGTCTGGAACCCGGACATCCCCGCCACCGAGGTCTTCCGCGACCAGTGGCAGGAGGTGCCCGACAACGCCGAGTTCGACAACGGCTTCAAGGCCCAGTGGGAGCTGTTCCTCCGCCACGTCTACGCCGACGCCCCCTACCACTGGGACCTCCTGGCCGGCGCCCGCGGCGTCCAGCTCGCCGAGCTGGGCCTGAGGTCCTCCGCCGAAGGCCGCCGCTTCGACGTCCCGGAGATCTCCCTGTGA
- a CDS encoding oxidoreductase codes for MLQYDDLTPVERAVWDAFPEGRLVDLRSGVLEEDDAVGESAWGSGRTVRAEVLTALLLGANQVRPGAVAALNLTGARIVGSLDLEGGDIAHTVHLASCRLEETVNVRGSATRTIRLRNCRVLDINAQMARIEGRLDLRGTTLRGGRIALTNAHVSGELVLNGATLEAEGKWALFAGGLVAEGAVFCRGLTARGGFRLLGAQLSGGLFLGGARLENPEGEALLADTATVKTLELTDGFSATAAVRLRGAHITNRLSVRGAALGEAGAALDLARLQVAELDLTPAVAPPGGIDLRSARVEVLRDNETCRTARVRLEGLVYASLHADDAPPAGPGERVGAARRVAWLRRSPGYSPQPYEQLAGWYRLIGHDDDARLVLLEKQRHRRGTLHPFARLWGRVFDATVGYGYRPWRAGGWLILLSLIGTLVFRAHTPTPNKEGEGPPFSALAYTLDLLIPIGGFGQRGSWHWKDPAVMGLSYALIAAGWLLTTAVVAGITRSLNKT; via the coding sequence GTGCTGCAGTACGACGATCTGACGCCCGTGGAACGTGCCGTCTGGGATGCCTTTCCCGAGGGCCGGCTCGTGGACCTGCGCAGCGGGGTCCTGGAGGAGGACGACGCCGTCGGCGAAAGCGCGTGGGGCTCCGGGCGCACGGTCCGGGCCGAGGTCCTGACGGCCCTGCTGCTGGGGGCGAACCAGGTCCGGCCGGGAGCCGTCGCGGCACTGAACCTCACCGGCGCGCGGATCGTCGGCAGCCTCGACCTGGAGGGCGGCGACATCGCCCACACGGTCCACCTCGCGTCGTGCAGGCTGGAGGAGACCGTGAACGTGCGCGGCAGCGCCACCCGGACGATCCGGCTGAGGAACTGCCGCGTCCTGGACATCAATGCGCAGATGGCCCGTATCGAAGGCCGCCTCGACCTGCGCGGAACGACCCTGCGGGGCGGCCGGATCGCGCTCACCAACGCCCATGTCTCCGGAGAACTGGTCCTGAACGGGGCGACGTTGGAGGCCGAGGGCAAGTGGGCGCTGTTCGCCGGCGGGCTCGTCGCGGAGGGGGCGGTCTTCTGCCGCGGGCTCACCGCGAGGGGAGGGTTCCGGCTGCTGGGGGCCCAGCTGTCCGGCGGGCTGTTCCTGGGCGGGGCGCGGTTGGAGAACCCGGAGGGTGAGGCGCTGCTCGCCGACACCGCCACCGTGAAGACGCTGGAGCTGACCGACGGGTTCAGCGCCACCGCTGCCGTGCGGTTGCGCGGGGCGCACATCACGAACCGGCTGTCGGTGCGGGGCGCGGCCCTCGGCGAGGCGGGCGCCGCGCTGGACCTCGCCCGGCTGCAGGTGGCCGAGCTCGACCTCACGCCCGCGGTCGCCCCGCCCGGCGGCATCGACCTGCGCAGCGCTCGCGTCGAGGTCCTGCGCGACAACGAGACCTGCCGGACGGCGCGTGTGCGACTGGAGGGGCTCGTCTACGCGTCCCTGCACGCGGACGACGCGCCGCCCGCCGGACCCGGCGAACGCGTCGGGGCGGCCCGCAGGGTCGCGTGGCTGCGCCGCTCGCCCGGCTACAGCCCGCAGCCGTACGAGCAGCTCGCCGGCTGGTACCGCCTCATCGGTCACGACGACGACGCCCGCCTCGTGCTGCTGGAGAAGCAGCGGCACCGGCGCGGCACGCTCCACCCCTTCGCCCGGCTCTGGGGCCGCGTCTTCGACGCCACGGTCGGCTACGGCTACCGCCCCTGGCGGGCAGGCGGCTGGCTGATCCTGCTGTCGCTGATCGGGACGCTGGTCTTCCGGGCCCACACGCCCACACCGAACAAGGAGGGCGAGGGGCCGCCGTTCAGTGCCCTGGCCTACACGCTGGACCTGCTGATCCCGATCGGCGGATTCGGCCAACGCGGCTCCTGGCACTGGAAGGACCCGGCCGTCATGGGCCTCTCGTACGCGCTGATCGCGGCGGGCTGGCTACTGACAACGGCAGTGGTAGCAGGCATAACCCGCTCCCTAAACAAAACCTGA
- a CDS encoding helix-turn-helix domain-containing protein, giving the protein MARSQAHRALPAELLASAEWQEACRGRDFARIFRLVKGKAGIYPSRIAALCGMTPSRVGEIMAGRRGLAHIDVIERVADGLGIPGAMLGLAHRPWEIPVPPRIGERLPEPRPVVSDEPQRIGSRGELDDLLALVDGRATRSTLTALRSSVQDYWRRDNAHGGATLRPAVVGHLRYVSRLLDSAEAGLRHDLQGIAAELARLSGWAYFDARQYSTARTYFTEALKLSHTQGDRLFMANVLSCMSLLATYDGNPNDAVALACRAQDAARAAGEQPLVMSMLHLREAFAHAILRDAQACHHAVDRSRVQYERSRGHEVEAPVWVHYFDETKLLVDTGIAYARLGESARAEPLIAEGLRRENADQRRGRAFHAFWLASAQLQLSKLDEACANAGLALDLTAAIDSPRVSGHVQELHRRMLPYAREAPVLAFEQRMRDALG; this is encoded by the coding sequence GTGGCACGCTCGCAGGCTCACCGGGCGCTGCCCGCCGAACTGCTGGCCAGCGCGGAATGGCAGGAAGCCTGTCGCGGCCGGGACTTCGCCCGTATCTTCCGGCTGGTCAAAGGCAAGGCCGGGATCTACCCGTCACGGATCGCCGCACTGTGCGGCATGACGCCGAGCAGAGTCGGCGAGATCATGGCGGGACGGCGCGGCTTGGCGCACATCGACGTGATCGAACGAGTCGCCGACGGCCTGGGCATCCCCGGTGCGATGCTCGGCCTGGCTCACCGGCCCTGGGAGATTCCTGTCCCGCCTCGCATCGGGGAGAGGCTGCCCGAGCCCCGTCCTGTGGTATCGGACGAACCTCAACGCATCGGTTCGAGGGGCGAACTGGACGACCTTCTCGCGCTGGTCGACGGCCGTGCCACCCGTTCCACCCTTACGGCCCTGCGCTCCTCGGTACAGGACTACTGGCGGCGGGACAACGCGCACGGTGGCGCGACTCTGCGACCGGCCGTCGTGGGGCACCTGCGCTATGTCAGCCGCCTCCTCGACTCTGCCGAGGCCGGCTTACGTCACGACCTTCAAGGGATCGCAGCCGAGCTGGCACGGCTCTCCGGCTGGGCGTACTTCGACGCTCGCCAGTACAGCACCGCGCGCACGTACTTCACCGAGGCGCTCAAACTCTCCCACACGCAGGGCGACAGGCTGTTCATGGCAAATGTGCTGTCCTGCATGAGTCTGTTGGCCACTTATGACGGCAATCCGAACGATGCCGTGGCCCTTGCATGCCGTGCCCAGGATGCGGCCCGCGCCGCCGGTGAACAGCCGCTCGTCATGTCGATGCTGCACTTGCGCGAGGCGTTCGCCCACGCCATCCTCCGAGACGCCCAGGCTTGCCACCATGCCGTGGATCGCTCCCGTGTCCAGTACGAACGCTCGCGTGGACACGAAGTTGAAGCACCTGTCTGGGTCCACTACTTCGACGAGACGAAGCTCCTCGTCGATACCGGCATCGCCTACGCGCGCCTCGGCGAATCAGCCCGCGCAGAACCCCTCATCGCTGAGGGCCTGCGTCGAGAGAATGCCGACCAGCGGCGAGGCCGCGCCTTCCATGCCTTTTGGCTGGCCAGCGCCCAACTCCAGTTGAGCAAACTCGATGAGGCATGCGCCAACGCCGGCCTCGCCCTCGACCTCACCGCAGCCATTGACTCGCCACGGGTGAGCGGCCACGTCCAGGAACTGCACCGCCGGATGTTGCCCTACGCACGCGAGGCTCCGGTCCTCGCTTTCGAACAACGTATGCGCGATGCCCTCGGTTGA